A stretch of the Ferrimicrobium sp. genome encodes the following:
- a CDS encoding diguanylate cyclase — MRLRGFLAIILGLGGVAVSAVGMRFGRAEDGVIGAGIAFVAVIIGLGSRSLRDTPVEGSEETSLEVVSQPELVMAGDHAATGQAPDVEATAASPAMGTTDPITDPLTGLMNEIFFSGLLSTKVATARRRLWPLSIVLLQLVMQPDVTEEATDAGILAFSEVVAATIRTADVACRVGSRSFALLLDDTDEDGAAWVAERIQIAHAREGASPIAKVCAGVASYPSHGIEPAEILITAKSALKQAADNLELPGLGRVIVAPQRPL; from the coding sequence ATGAGACTGCGTGGGTTTTTGGCAATCATCCTGGGTTTGGGAGGCGTGGCGGTGAGTGCCGTCGGTATGCGCTTTGGTCGCGCTGAGGATGGTGTGATCGGTGCTGGTATCGCTTTCGTTGCGGTGATCATCGGGCTGGGATCCAGATCCCTGCGTGACACCCCTGTTGAAGGTTCCGAAGAGACGAGCCTAGAGGTGGTCTCGCAGCCCGAGCTTGTAATGGCAGGCGATCACGCAGCTACGGGTCAGGCACCGGACGTAGAGGCAACGGCGGCGAGTCCGGCGATGGGCACGACTGACCCGATAACCGATCCACTCACTGGCCTCATGAACGAGATCTTCTTCTCCGGTCTCCTCAGCACCAAAGTAGCGACCGCTCGTCGACGTCTCTGGCCGCTCAGTATTGTGCTCTTGCAGTTGGTCATGCAGCCTGACGTCACGGAGGAGGCTACCGATGCTGGTATCCTCGCCTTCTCGGAGGTGGTCGCGGCGACCATTCGGACCGCCGATGTAGCCTGTCGCGTGGGTAGCCGCAGTTTTGCCCTTCTCCTGGATGACACCGATGAGGATGGCGCCGCCTGGGTCGCAGAACGGATTCAAATCGCTCACGCCCGCGAGGGAGCTTCTCCGATCGCGAAGGTCTGTGCCGGAGTTGCAAGCTACCCGAGTCATGGGATCGAGCCAGCCGAGATCCTCATCACTGCCAAGAGTGCCTTGAAGCAGGCTGCGGATAACCTTGAACTACCGGGCCTGGGTCGCGTAATCGTCGCGCCACAGCGACCGCTTTGA
- a CDS encoding protein meaA yields MEPHLQRPDAPWVMRTYAGHSSAAASNRLFRANLANGQTGLSVAFDLPTQLGLDPDDPRSAGEVGKVGVPIAHLAHLRQLFDGIELDKMNTSMTINATAMWLFSLYLALADEHDIPYHLLSGTTQNDIIKEYLSRGTFIFTPEASKRLTVDLIEFSVAHVPRWNPINICSYHLQEAGATPVQEVAYALATAVGILDAVRDRGRLGADGIAKVVGRMSFFVNSGIRLIEEIAKMRAFVALWDELTRTRYGVEDPKLRRFRYGVQVNSLGLTESQPENNVYRIMLEALGVTLSRDARARALQLPAWNEAIGLPRPVDQQWSLRAQQILAYETDLLEYPDIFEGSKVMEGLTAEIVEAARDELNRIIDGGGVFVQIDEMKAALVRAQTERALAIETGAQRVVGVNLYQDRAEGAQESILAGVDTRMHLSADGAEVARLIEEFVAFKRLRDERSVQAARDHLLRVARTDENLIEATLALAKAGGTTQDWADTMREAFGEFRAPTGIQGGAGVRRGQMDALVDRLRHLPGGPARLLVAKPGLDGHSNGAEQIAVAARDAGFEVIYQGIRQTPAEIASVARDEDVDLIGLSILSGSHLELVGALFAELRSRGVSVPVIVGGIIPDDDIGQLMALGVRQVFTPKHYQITQIMAKLVDIVATRREAIHS; encoded by the coding sequence ATGGAGCCACACCTGCAGCGACCTGATGCACCGTGGGTGATGCGTACCTATGCGGGGCACTCCTCGGCTGCTGCCTCGAATCGACTCTTTCGTGCGAATCTTGCTAACGGACAGACTGGCCTGTCGGTGGCCTTCGATCTTCCAACTCAGCTGGGACTTGACCCTGATGATCCTCGTAGTGCGGGTGAGGTAGGCAAGGTGGGGGTGCCCATCGCCCATCTCGCCCATCTCCGCCAGCTCTTTGACGGCATCGAGCTTGACAAGATGAATACGTCGATGACCATCAACGCAACGGCGATGTGGCTCTTTAGCCTCTATCTTGCCCTTGCGGATGAGCATGACATTCCCTACCACCTGCTCTCTGGCACCACCCAGAACGACATCATCAAAGAGTACCTCTCGCGCGGTACGTTTATCTTTACACCGGAGGCCTCCAAGAGGCTGACGGTAGACCTTATTGAGTTCTCTGTAGCCCATGTCCCCAGGTGGAACCCGATCAATATCTGCAGTTATCACCTGCAGGAGGCGGGGGCGACTCCGGTCCAAGAGGTGGCATATGCGCTCGCGACCGCTGTTGGCATTCTCGATGCCGTTCGTGATCGGGGTCGTCTGGGTGCGGATGGTATCGCCAAAGTGGTGGGCAGGATGTCGTTCTTTGTGAACTCGGGGATTCGGCTGATCGAGGAGATCGCGAAGATGCGAGCCTTTGTCGCTCTTTGGGACGAGCTCACCCGTACCCGCTATGGAGTAGAGGATCCAAAGCTTCGCCGATTTCGTTATGGCGTGCAGGTGAACTCACTTGGACTCACGGAGTCCCAACCCGAGAACAACGTCTACCGCATCATGTTGGAGGCGTTAGGGGTCACGCTTTCGCGGGATGCACGAGCCAGGGCACTCCAGCTCCCGGCGTGGAATGAGGCGATTGGCCTTCCACGGCCGGTCGATCAGCAGTGGTCGCTGCGAGCGCAACAGATCCTTGCCTACGAGACTGACCTGCTCGAGTATCCAGACATCTTTGAGGGGTCGAAGGTGATGGAGGGGTTGACCGCCGAGATCGTCGAGGCTGCTCGCGATGAACTCAATCGCATTATCGATGGCGGCGGTGTCTTTGTCCAGATCGATGAGATGAAGGCGGCACTAGTTCGCGCGCAGACCGAACGCGCTCTTGCGATCGAGACCGGCGCCCAGCGAGTTGTTGGCGTCAATCTCTACCAGGACAGGGCTGAGGGGGCGCAGGAGTCGATTCTCGCTGGTGTCGACACGAGGATGCATTTGAGCGCCGATGGGGCGGAGGTCGCGCGGCTCATCGAGGAGTTTGTGGCCTTCAAACGCCTCCGAGACGAGCGCTCCGTGCAGGCTGCAAGGGATCATCTCTTGAGGGTGGCGAGAACGGACGAGAACTTGATTGAGGCGACGTTAGCCCTTGCCAAAGCCGGTGGCACTACTCAGGATTGGGCCGATACCATGCGCGAGGCCTTCGGAGAGTTTCGGGCACCCACTGGGATTCAAGGCGGTGCTGGGGTGCGCAGAGGCCAGATGGATGCGCTGGTCGATCGCTTGCGGCATCTACCTGGAGGCCCCGCGCGACTCCTGGTGGCAAAGCCCGGGCTTGACGGGCACTCCAACGGAGCTGAACAGATTGCGGTTGCGGCACGCGATGCAGGATTTGAGGTGATCTATCAGGGGATTCGCCAGACCCCTGCCGAGATTGCGAGTGTCGCTCGTGATGAGGACGTGGACCTTATCGGCCTTTCGATCCTGTCGGGTTCGCATCTTGAACTCGTCGGCGCACTCTTTGCGGAGTTGAGATCGCGTGGGGTAAGTGTGCCCGTGATTGTGGGTGGCATTATTCCTGACGACGACATCGGTCAACTGATGGCGCTTGGAGTCCGCCAAGTCTTCACCCCAAAGCACTATCAGATCACCCAGATCATGGCCAAGTTGGTCGACATCGTGGCGACGCGACGGGAAGCGATTCATTCCTGA
- a CDS encoding 3-hydroxyacyl-CoA dehydrogenase family protein: MQLSRIGVVGGGTMASGIVEACILADYDVVVRTRSEAASHSVKVALERHLRRRIARSEIDDERYEVAMSMVRYTTEIDDLYDRHLVIESVVEDIEVKKHLFAQLDRVLIEGSMIASNTSTLPIMALAATTTRPERVLGLHFFNPVGSLRLVEVVRSLVVAPEVLEAGRHFVQTLGKEPVIVNDEAGFVVNALLFPYLNTAVRLLERGVAAKEDIDRAMMLGCNYPMGPLALLDLVGLDVAVAILERLYEETGDPAMLAAPTLRRMREAGHLGRKTGRGFYDYQSKA, encoded by the coding sequence GTGCAGCTTTCACGGATTGGCGTGGTTGGTGGAGGGACGATGGCCTCCGGGATTGTCGAGGCATGCATTCTGGCTGACTATGACGTAGTGGTCCGCACGCGGTCTGAGGCGGCATCGCATTCGGTCAAGGTGGCACTTGAACGACATCTGCGACGACGAATAGCGCGCAGCGAGATCGACGATGAGCGTTACGAGGTGGCGATGTCCATGGTTCGCTACACGACCGAGATTGACGATCTCTACGATCGGCATCTCGTGATCGAATCGGTGGTCGAGGATATTGAGGTGAAGAAGCATCTTTTTGCGCAGTTAGATCGTGTGCTCATCGAGGGGTCGATGATCGCTTCCAATACCTCGACGCTCCCAATCATGGCCTTGGCTGCTACGACAACGCGGCCCGAACGTGTCCTCGGTCTCCACTTCTTTAATCCAGTCGGCAGTCTCCGCCTCGTGGAGGTCGTTCGATCACTCGTGGTCGCACCCGAAGTTCTTGAGGCGGGGCGACACTTTGTGCAGACGCTTGGCAAGGAGCCAGTGATCGTCAACGATGAGGCTGGCTTTGTCGTCAATGCGCTCCTGTTTCCGTACTTGAACACCGCAGTGCGACTGCTCGAGCGAGGGGTCGCAGCAAAAGAGGATATCGACCGTGCGATGATGCTGGGATGTAACTATCCGATGGGGCCGCTCGCCTTGCTCGACCTCGTTGGGCTTGATGTGGCGGTCGCGATCCTTGAACGGCTGTACGAAGAGACTGGGGATCCGGCGATGTTGGCGGCACCCACTCTGCGTAGGATGCGAGAGGCCGGTCACTTGGGCCGTAAGACCGGTCGAGGCTTCTACGACTATCAATCGAAGGCCTGA
- a CDS encoding Type 1 glutamine amidotransferase-like domain-containing protein produces the protein MKTPLYGTIALVGGDEFGPLCTFDEEILTQTGAQRVSILPTAAAYERPDRAVANGTRYLENLGVEVDVIEIYNRSDAEDEELVAQIGRAEVLYCIGGSPLHLRSVLVGTPALEALGNAWSRGTTLIASSASAMVLGDPMIDPRGGALTIGLGLIPHLAILPHADQRSLSIRDRTIHLVHAPTLMVEIDAQTALIYHRTGGIQVRGPGSATAYQDGRQTELSLVKDLLDQRTLQVS, from the coding sequence ATGAAGACTCCACTCTATGGCACCATTGCGCTCGTCGGCGGGGACGAGTTCGGGCCGCTCTGCACCTTTGATGAGGAGATCCTTACGCAAACCGGAGCTCAGCGTGTCAGCATCCTCCCCACGGCGGCGGCCTACGAGCGGCCAGACCGAGCCGTTGCGAACGGCACCCGCTACCTCGAAAACCTCGGCGTCGAGGTCGACGTGATCGAGATCTACAACCGCTCCGATGCCGAGGACGAAGAACTCGTGGCCCAGATCGGTCGTGCTGAGGTGCTGTACTGTATCGGCGGTTCGCCACTCCACCTTCGATCGGTGCTCGTCGGAACTCCGGCCCTGGAGGCACTTGGGAATGCATGGTCACGCGGAACCACGCTGATCGCATCATCAGCCTCAGCGATGGTGCTCGGCGATCCGATGATCGACCCACGCGGTGGGGCGCTCACCATTGGTCTCGGCTTGATCCCGCATCTTGCGATCCTGCCACATGCCGATCAGCGGTCACTCTCGATTCGCGATCGCACGATCCATCTCGTTCATGCTCCCACCCTCATGGTCGAGATCGATGCCCAAACAGCGCTGATCTACCACCGAACAGGCGGCATCCAAGTGCGAGGACCTGGCAGCGCTACCGCGTATCAGGACGGCCGGCAAACGGAACTCTCGCTCGTGAAAGATCTGCTAGACCAGCGTACGCTCCAGGTCAGCTAG